In Verrucomicrobiota bacterium, a single genomic region encodes these proteins:
- a CDS encoding MerR family transcriptional regulator yields the protein MSTFKQLASLLGISDRQLRRYAEEGKIVGVYTTKGGHWRLRGKLTEARVQRARKALRLTPSIATNRRKNHFKRANVVIKDVQKQWKQTFEPPKKKVPPAKKPKPPKAPLPGQAVQVDLFGEW from the coding sequence ATGTCCACTTTCAAGCAACTGGCTTCCCTTTTAGGAATCTCGGATCGGCAGCTTCGCCGCTACGCCGAAGAGGGGAAAATCGTCGGGGTTTATACAACCAAAGGCGGTCATTGGCGTCTGCGTGGAAAACTCACAGAAGCCCGTGTTCAGCGTGCTAGAAAAGCACTCCGCTTAACTCCATCCATCGCCACGAATCGGCGCAAGAATCACTTCAAACGCGCCAATGTCGTGATCAAGGATGTCCAGAAACAATGGAAGCAGACCTTTGAGCCGCCCAAGAAGAAAGTGCCGCCGGCCAAGAAACCCAAGCCACCCAAGGCTCCACTTCCGGGTCAGGCGGTCCAGGTTGATCTTTTCGGAGAGTGGTAG
- the mntR gene encoding transcriptional regulator MntR, which produces MVKTSNRSSSAAEDYLERIQELIEAKGYARMVDIAASLGISQASVTNMVKRLDAEGFVLYEKYRGLVLTPEGERIAKEIARRHRILTDFLSQLGVSSEEVERDVEGMEHHLSLKSLEAIERLCQQLTCHPDLLEKIKQGSNKGIH; this is translated from the coding sequence ATGGTTAAAACCTCAAACCGGTCATCATCGGCAGCTGAGGACTATCTCGAGCGTATCCAGGAGCTGATAGAGGCTAAGGGCTACGCCAGGATGGTGGATATCGCGGCAAGTCTGGGAATCTCCCAAGCTAGCGTTACTAACATGGTTAAGCGGCTCGATGCCGAAGGATTTGTCCTCTATGAAAAATACAGAGGATTGGTGCTGACGCCCGAGGGGGAGCGCATCGCCAAGGAGATCGCGCGTCGGCATCGTATCCTGACTGATTTTTTGAGCCAGTTGGGTGTCTCTAGCGAAGAAGTGGAGCGCGATGTGGAGGGGATGGAGCATCACTTGAGCCTGAAATCGCTAGAAGCTATCGAACGGCTCTGTCAGCAACTCACTTGTCACCCCGATTTGCTCGAAAAAATCAAACAGGGATCGAATAAAGGAATACACTGA
- a CDS encoding Nramp family divalent metal transporter, translated as MTPPVSQTLPDVHRSVHVPSQSGFWRKLLAFVGPGYLVAVGYMDPGNWATDLAGGSKYNYSLLSVILLSSILAMFLQYLALKLGIATGADLAQLCRRHYGKKASVCLWIFAEIAIAACDLAEVLGSAIALNLLFHLPLLVGVVITTLDVLLLLLLQQKGFRYIEAIVITLIATIAGCFALELFFSKPEILPILHGFFPTATIVTDPGKLFIAMGIIGATVMPHNLYLHSSIVQTRRYPLDSMGKKEAIRFATIDSNIALTLALAVNAAILILAAATFYRAGRTDVAEIQDAFKLLTPMLGVAGAGTLFAVALLASGQNSTLTGTLAGQIIMEGFVHIRIAPWMRRLITRMLAIIPAFIVIAIAGEGATTRLLLLSQVVLSMQLSFAVIPLVQFTGNISIMGEFVNAVWVRLIGWVMAIVIAGLNLWLLIVQFRTGF; from the coding sequence ATGACTCCACCCGTTTCCCAGACCCTGCCGGACGTTCATCGCTCAGTGCACGTCCCCTCTCAGAGTGGGTTTTGGAGAAAACTTCTCGCCTTTGTAGGGCCCGGATACCTGGTGGCGGTTGGTTACATGGATCCCGGAAACTGGGCCACCGATCTGGCCGGAGGATCGAAATACAATTACTCCCTGCTCTCGGTCATCCTCCTCTCGAGTATACTGGCCATGTTCCTGCAATATCTCGCCCTGAAGCTCGGCATCGCTACCGGCGCCGATCTGGCCCAACTTTGCCGCAGACACTACGGAAAAAAAGCCTCTGTGTGTCTTTGGATCTTTGCGGAAATCGCCATCGCCGCCTGCGATCTGGCCGAGGTGCTCGGCTCAGCCATCGCGCTGAACCTCCTCTTCCACCTCCCCCTGCTGGTTGGCGTGGTCATCACAACCCTGGATGTCCTGCTCCTACTGCTGCTTCAGCAGAAAGGATTCCGCTACATTGAGGCGATCGTGATCACCCTGATCGCCACCATCGCGGGATGCTTCGCCCTAGAACTCTTTTTCTCCAAACCAGAGATCCTACCGATCCTCCACGGCTTCTTCCCGACAGCAACGATCGTCACGGATCCTGGGAAGCTTTTCATCGCCATGGGCATCATCGGCGCCACGGTCATGCCCCATAACCTCTACCTGCATTCCTCGATCGTACAGACCAGACGCTACCCGCTGGACTCCATGGGCAAGAAGGAGGCGATCCGCTTCGCAACCATCGATTCCAATATTGCGCTGACCCTAGCCCTCGCAGTCAACGCTGCCATCCTTATCCTGGCAGCCGCTACGTTCTACAGGGCCGGACGCACGGATGTGGCTGAAATCCAGGATGCCTTCAAGTTGCTGACTCCGATGCTAGGCGTTGCAGGAGCAGGCACCCTCTTTGCCGTGGCTCTTCTGGCCTCGGGTCAGAACAGCACGCTGACAGGCACCCTTGCCGGGCAGATCATCATGGAGGGATTTGTCCATATCCGGATCGCCCCCTGGATGCGGCGCCTGATTACCCGGATGTTGGCGATTATTCCTGCTTTCATCGTCATTGCGATCGCGGGAGAGGGAGCCACCACCCGCCTTCTGCTTCTCAGCCAGGTGGTACTCAGCATGCAGCTCAGCTTTGCTGTCATTCCGCTGGTGCAGTTCACTGGGAATATCTCGATCATGGGAGAATTTGTGAATGCAGTTTGGGTACGTCTCATCGGTTGGGTCATGGCCATCGTGATTGCCGGACTCAATCTCTGGCTTCTGATAGTCCAGTTTCGGACAGGATTCTAA